The Afipia massiliensis genome has a segment encoding these proteins:
- a CDS encoding acyl-CoA synthetase gives MRDVWASENQSEQSYDAMCAAFRWDIPETFNFGVDVIDRWARERNGPALIWENEAGEERTYSYSDLSLLSNRLANVLRSRGVTKGDRVIVMLPRLPEWFISIIAVMKIGAVPIPCIEMLTARDIEYRVKNAEVKAAICRPEHAGKFDGVETSISVRLATGRAPGWLNWHEECAHAPETIDAPIVSAEDPAIMYYTSGSTGHPKAVVHASRAIYAWRVSAIYWLDLRPQETIWCTADTGWAKAGTSILFGPLSCGACSFFYDGPFVPKERLRLLRKHNITVYCAPGTELSRVVDEVRGRDIGSLRRVVTAGEAMNPVIASRWEDATGVRIDEAYGQTEALMVALNYTTEPVRYGSMGRPSPGSDLDVIDAQGQRLPPGNEGDLALLLPNPQLMLEYWKDPEKTEACILNGSDGCRWYLTGDRAESDADGYLWYRGRSDDMINSAGYRIGPLEVENALFEHQAVRVCAVVGSPDVERGEIVKAFVVLRDGVVPSPELTRELQDHVKSVTAPYKYPRAIEYLSELPVTITGKIRRRDLRDRELARTEDSAGS, from the coding sequence ATGCGTGATGTATGGGCGTCCGAAAATCAGTCGGAGCAAAGCTACGACGCGATGTGCGCCGCCTTCCGGTGGGATATACCCGAGACCTTCAACTTCGGTGTTGATGTTATCGACCGCTGGGCGCGTGAGCGAAATGGCCCAGCGCTGATCTGGGAGAACGAAGCGGGCGAAGAGCGAACGTACAGCTATTCAGACCTCTCGCTGCTGTCGAACAGGCTCGCCAACGTATTGCGCTCCCGCGGCGTGACCAAGGGCGATCGCGTCATCGTCATGCTGCCGCGGTTGCCTGAATGGTTCATCTCCATCATCGCGGTGATGAAGATCGGCGCGGTTCCGATCCCGTGCATCGAGATGCTGACGGCGCGCGACATCGAATATCGCGTCAAGAACGCCGAAGTTAAGGCTGCGATTTGCAGGCCCGAGCATGCAGGGAAGTTTGATGGGGTAGAAACAAGTATTTCGGTGCGGCTCGCAACAGGTCGGGCGCCGGGTTGGCTCAACTGGCATGAAGAGTGCGCGCACGCGCCGGAGACGATCGACGCGCCGATCGTCAGCGCGGAAGACCCCGCGATCATGTATTACACATCGGGATCGACCGGCCATCCGAAGGCCGTCGTTCACGCGTCGAGGGCTATTTACGCGTGGCGTGTTTCGGCCATCTATTGGCTGGATCTGCGCCCTCAGGAGACTATCTGGTGTACGGCTGATACCGGATGGGCGAAGGCCGGCACCAGCATTCTGTTCGGGCCATTGAGCTGCGGCGCCTGTTCTTTTTTCTATGACGGCCCGTTCGTACCCAAGGAGCGTCTTCGCCTTCTGCGTAAGCACAACATCACGGTGTATTGCGCGCCGGGAACGGAATTGTCGCGCGTCGTCGATGAGGTCAGGGGCCGCGATATCGGCTCATTGCGCCGCGTGGTGACCGCCGGTGAGGCCATGAACCCGGTGATCGCCTCGCGATGGGAAGATGCGACAGGTGTTCGTATTGATGAAGCATACGGACAAACCGAGGCACTGATGGTCGCGTTGAACTACACGACCGAGCCTGTGCGCTATGGGTCCATGGGCCGGCCTTCACCAGGATCTGACCTCGATGTCATTGATGCGCAGGGGCAGCGTCTGCCGCCCGGCAATGAGGGTGATTTGGCGCTCCTGCTTCCAAATCCGCAGTTGATGCTGGAATACTGGAAGGATCCGGAGAAAACCGAAGCGTGCATTCTCAACGGCAGCGATGGATGCCGTTGGTATCTGACCGGTGATCGTGCGGAAAGCGATGCCGACGGGTATCTTTGGTATCGCGGCCGTTCCGACGACATGATCAATTCGGCCGGTTACCGTATCGGCCCACTCGAGGTCGAGAATGCGCTGTTCGAGCACCAGGCGGTCCGGGTTTGCGCCGTGGTGGGAAGCCCGGATGTCGAACGAGGCGAGATCGTCAAGGCGTTCGTGGTGCTGCGTGACGGCGTGGTGCCGTCACCAGAACTGACGCGCGAACTTCAGGACCACGTCAAGTCCGTGACGGCTCCTTACAAGTATCCACGTGCGATCGAGTATCTTTCCGAGCTTCCAGTGACGATTACAGGAAAAATCCGGCGGCGCGACTTGCGGGATCGCGAACTGGCCCGCACGGAGGACAGCGCGGGCTCGTGA
- a CDS encoding phosphotransferase family protein, with translation MRSERADDLQMSVLKSTADRELLATSDAAPSDWGALARYLSTQGMSFDPTEPAHQFAGGLANRNYLLTINGQPTVFRRPPDGELPPGAHDMAREHRILSCLSQALSFAPKSLHYCGDKDVIGVPFQLIEYRPGLVVRGADMSLLQSCANAPAILSETLVSTLAALHAVDARAVGLEDLGRPQGFVARAIAGWSKRGALVAGDAGARKLVDDISGWLARQRFRERPPTILHCDFKLDNLILDPATLAPVALVDWDMGTRGDPLFDLATLLSYWVEPDDPAALLQLKQMPTSLPGFWRRDDVAKRYAALTGIDLDGLPAMRVLALFKLGVVFLQLHRQFLNGAVNDARYADFAHVGEALLLLAKDIASGLTKGT, from the coding sequence ATGCGCAGCGAACGCGCGGACGATTTGCAGATGAGCGTCCTGAAATCGACCGCAGATCGGGAACTCCTGGCAACGTCGGACGCTGCTCCAAGCGATTGGGGGGCGCTGGCGCGCTATCTCTCCACGCAGGGGATGAGCTTCGATCCGACAGAACCGGCTCACCAATTCGCCGGTGGTCTCGCAAACCGCAACTATCTGCTCACGATCAACGGTCAGCCGACGGTTTTTCGTCGTCCGCCCGATGGCGAACTTCCTCCGGGTGCCCATGACATGGCCCGCGAGCATCGCATTCTATCGTGCCTGTCTCAGGCGCTGTCGTTCGCTCCGAAAAGTCTGCACTACTGCGGTGACAAAGACGTCATCGGTGTACCGTTCCAGTTGATCGAATATCGGCCTGGCCTTGTTGTGCGGGGAGCCGATATGTCTCTGCTCCAGTCCTGCGCGAACGCTCCTGCGATTTTAAGCGAAACCCTGGTGTCGACTCTGGCCGCATTGCACGCCGTCGATGCGCGAGCCGTTGGTCTGGAAGATTTGGGTCGCCCTCAAGGATTCGTAGCTCGCGCGATTGCCGGATGGTCGAAAAGGGGAGCGCTCGTCGCCGGTGATGCCGGCGCGCGCAAGCTTGTCGATGACATCTCGGGCTGGCTCGCTCGGCAACGCTTTCGCGAGCGGCCACCGACGATCCTTCACTGTGACTTCAAGCTCGATAACTTGATCCTCGATCCGGCGACGCTTGCACCGGTCGCGCTGGTCGACTGGGACATGGGTACGCGGGGAGACCCGCTGTTCGATCTCGCAACGCTTCTGAGCTACTGGGTTGAGCCGGACGATCCAGCCGCCCTGTTGCAACTCAAGCAAATGCCGACGTCGCTGCCGGGGTTCTGGCGTCGTGATGACGTGGCGAAGCGCTATGCGGCGCTGACGGGTATCGATCTCGACGGCCTTCCCGCGATGCGCGTTCTTGCTCTTTTCAAGCTGGGCGTCGTCTTTCTGCAATTGCATAGGCAATTTTTGAATGGCGCAGTCAATGACGCGCGGTATGCGGACTTCGCTCATGTTGGTGAAGCGCTGTTGCTCCTCGCCAAAGACATCGCTTCTGGATTGACGAAAGGAACCTGA
- a CDS encoding FadR/GntR family transcriptional regulator → MSLLDVEIVPVSNEPAYRSVVRRIETKIMSGEWAVGDRVPAETTLAQDLGVHRSTIREAIRVLEQNGLVRRHDGGKLLFVTAPREADISSKITAAIVLQEVTFFELWESMRCIEPALVEGAASRISEDTLDALQENVERTRVAYEDKKSLVQLDIEFHQLIATASGNRALQLCRQPISQLFYPAFLNVFSRLNAGERLVFAHEKILQALRGRDAAVAREWMDKHVVDFRRGYELASLDIDAPVGWPGKIDAA, encoded by the coding sequence ATGTCCCTTTTAGATGTTGAAATTGTTCCCGTTTCAAACGAGCCGGCCTACCGATCCGTGGTGCGGCGCATCGAAACAAAAATCATGTCAGGGGAGTGGGCTGTCGGCGATCGCGTGCCCGCAGAGACCACCCTCGCTCAGGATCTTGGCGTTCACCGGTCAACCATCCGGGAAGCCATTCGTGTCCTTGAGCAGAACGGATTGGTTCGGCGGCACGACGGCGGAAAGCTTTTATTCGTTACGGCGCCCCGCGAAGCCGATATTTCATCGAAGATAACCGCGGCCATTGTGCTGCAGGAAGTTACGTTTTTCGAATTGTGGGAAAGTATGCGCTGTATCGAGCCCGCGCTTGTCGAAGGCGCAGCGTCGCGCATCTCGGAAGATACCCTCGACGCTCTGCAGGAGAACGTTGAGAGGACACGCGTGGCCTACGAAGACAAGAAGAGCCTGGTGCAACTCGATATCGAATTTCACCAGTTGATTGCGACAGCATCTGGCAATCGGGCGCTTCAGCTTTGTCGCCAGCCGATTAGCCAGCTCTTCTACCCGGCATTTCTGAACGTATTTTCCCGGTTGAACGCGGGAGAACGTCTCGTTTTTGCTCACGAGAAGATATTGCAGGCGCTCCGAGGCCGCGATGCTGCTGTTGCGCGCGAGTGGATGGATAAGCACGTCGTTGATTTTCGTCGTGGCTATGAGCTGGCAAGTCTGGATATCGATGCACCGGTCGGTTGGCCGGGCAAGATCGACGCTGCATGA
- a CDS encoding acetyl-CoA acetyltransferase — MTASIVGWAHTPFGKMDAETVESLIVRVSTDALVDAGIAPGDVDEIILGHFNAGFSPQDFTAALVLQADPALRFKPATRVENACATGSAAVHQAIKTIQAGAARVVLVVGVEQMSRTPGPEVGRNLLRASYLPEDGEIAGGFAGVFGKIAEQYFQRYGDQSDALAMIAAKNHKNGVANPYAQMRKDLGFEYCRSEGEKNPFVAGPLKRTDCSLVSDGAAALVMTDAETAKTMRKAVSFKATAHAQDFLPMSKRNIVDFEGCSVVWARALQAAGVGLSDLSFVETHDCFTIAELIEYEAMGLTPKGQGARAIKEGWTQIGGKLPINPSGGLKAKGHPIGATGVSMHVMSAMQLTGQAPEGMQLKNPQLAGIFNMGGAAVANYVSILEPAR, encoded by the coding sequence ATGACTGCATCGATCGTCGGTTGGGCGCATACGCCATTTGGGAAAATGGACGCGGAAACTGTCGAAAGCCTGATTGTTCGCGTTTCGACCGATGCGTTGGTCGATGCGGGCATCGCGCCTGGTGACGTCGATGAAATCATACTCGGGCATTTCAACGCGGGATTCTCGCCGCAGGATTTTACCGCTGCACTGGTGCTGCAGGCGGACCCCGCGTTACGATTCAAGCCCGCAACACGTGTCGAAAATGCTTGCGCGACCGGATCGGCGGCGGTTCATCAGGCCATCAAGACAATTCAGGCGGGCGCTGCCCGTGTTGTTCTGGTGGTTGGCGTTGAGCAGATGAGCCGAACGCCGGGTCCCGAGGTCGGTCGTAATCTGCTGAGAGCGTCGTATCTGCCCGAAGACGGTGAGATCGCTGGAGGATTCGCAGGCGTATTTGGTAAAATCGCCGAGCAGTACTTCCAGCGTTATGGGGATCAGTCCGATGCGTTGGCGATGATCGCCGCGAAAAACCACAAGAACGGCGTAGCCAATCCATATGCCCAGATGCGCAAGGATCTCGGTTTCGAATACTGCCGCTCTGAAGGCGAGAAGAATCCATTCGTGGCAGGGCCGCTGAAGCGCACGGACTGTTCGCTGGTGTCCGATGGCGCGGCCGCGTTGGTGATGACGGATGCAGAGACTGCGAAGACAATGCGCAAGGCGGTGTCCTTCAAGGCAACGGCGCATGCACAGGATTTTCTGCCGATGTCGAAGCGTAACATCGTCGATTTCGAAGGCTGCTCTGTGGTCTGGGCGCGTGCATTGCAGGCCGCTGGTGTCGGACTTTCGGATCTATCCTTCGTGGAAACCCACGACTGTTTCACAATCGCCGAATTGATCGAGTACGAAGCAATGGGGTTGACGCCGAAGGGGCAGGGTGCGCGCGCGATCAAGGAAGGCTGGACGCAAATTGGCGGCAAGCTGCCAATCAATCCGTCCGGCGGACTAAAGGCAAAGGGTCATCCGATCGGTGCAACCGGGGTGTCCATGCATGTGATGAGCGCGATGCAGCTCACCGGCCAGGCACCCGAGGGAATGCAGCTGAAGAACCCTCAGCTCGCGGGCATCTTTAATATGGGCGGCGCGGCGGTCGCGAACTACGTCTCGATTCTCGAGCCCGCGCGCTAA
- a CDS encoding SDR family NAD(P)-dependent oxidoreductase, with translation MSADSKRRVSVVTGGASGIGAACARQLALSGDLVIVADRDLERARTIANEVDGQACHIDVSDETAVEACAAQIEHDCGAVDVLVNSAGIIQVPQRPHDMKMSVWDDVVRVDQRGTYVACTAFARRMIERRRGNIVNIASVAGMRSMPLHAYAPAKAAVIAITECLAAEWGPSGIRVNAVSPGYTLTPALKNAIDRGERDVSSLTVNAALQRLVDPDEIGRAVAFLASDAASAITGINLPVDCGWLAGTSWSTYGGLREAVG, from the coding sequence ATGAGTGCTGATTCCAAGCGCCGCGTCAGTGTGGTGACCGGCGGCGCCAGCGGCATCGGCGCCGCATGCGCGCGGCAGCTCGCATTGTCCGGTGATCTCGTGATTGTCGCGGATCGCGATCTGGAACGGGCGCGAACCATCGCGAATGAAGTTGATGGTCAGGCTTGCCATATCGATGTCAGCGACGAGACCGCGGTTGAGGCTTGCGCTGCGCAAATCGAGCACGATTGCGGTGCCGTCGATGTGCTCGTCAACAGTGCCGGAATCATTCAGGTGCCGCAGCGACCGCATGACATGAAAATGTCGGTATGGGATGACGTCGTGCGCGTCGACCAGCGTGGCACCTACGTTGCCTGCACGGCTTTTGCGCGTCGCATGATCGAACGGCGGCGGGGCAACATTGTCAACATTGCATCGGTGGCGGGTATGCGCTCGATGCCGCTGCATGCCTATGCCCCGGCCAAGGCTGCGGTGATTGCGATCACCGAATGCCTCGCCGCCGAGTGGGGGCCATCCGGAATTCGCGTCAATGCGGTGTCGCCAGGTTACACGCTGACCCCGGCGCTGAAGAACGCGATCGATCGCGGTGAGCGCGATGTGTCGTCGCTAACGGTCAACGCGGCGCTGCAGCGGCTGGTCGATCCTGACGAGATTGGGCGGGCGGTCGCGTTTCTCGCGTCCGACGCGGCGTCGGCTATCACCGGCATAAACCTCCCGGTTGATTGCGGCTGGCTAGCGGGAACGTCGTGGAGCACCTATGGCGGACTCAGGGAAGCAGTAGGCTGA
- a CDS encoding SDR family NAD(P)-dependent oxidoreductase, translating into MNELDYTGKTALVVGGSSGIGNAVAQSFREKGASVHVWGTRPHAADYDTEEGSNLGGLHYSQVDVSDFGTIEQFKPNFDRLDILVLSQGTVLYGRREFEMGGFQKIIDVNLNSLMACSLKFHDMLKASSGSLIIISSMAAFRSTKGNPAYNASKTGAYGLTRTLGEAWAEDNIRVNGIAPGLVDTKLTKVTTANPKRREGVEQKVPLKRLGRPEDVAGAALFLASPLASYIIGQTIIVDGGLTLA; encoded by the coding sequence ATGAACGAACTGGATTACACCGGCAAGACCGCGCTCGTCGTCGGAGGATCAAGCGGAATCGGAAATGCCGTTGCGCAATCGTTCCGGGAGAAGGGCGCAAGTGTGCATGTCTGGGGCACCAGGCCGCATGCAGCTGACTACGATACCGAAGAAGGTTCTAATCTGGGCGGTCTGCACTATTCGCAGGTTGACGTCTCCGATTTCGGCACCATTGAACAGTTCAAACCGAATTTCGATCGGCTCGACATTCTGGTCCTTTCCCAGGGCACCGTTCTATATGGGCGCCGCGAGTTCGAGATGGGCGGATTTCAGAAAATCATCGACGTCAATCTCAACAGCCTGATGGCGTGCAGCCTGAAATTTCACGACATGCTCAAGGCCAGCAGCGGATCGCTGATCATCATCAGCTCAATGGCTGCCTTTCGCTCGACGAAAGGAAATCCCGCCTACAACGCCTCCAAAACCGGAGCATACGGCTTGACCCGCACCCTCGGCGAAGCATGGGCGGAAGACAACATCCGGGTGAATGGGATCGCCCCGGGCCTTGTCGATACCAAGTTGACCAAGGTAACGACCGCAAATCCGAAGCGGCGCGAAGGCGTCGAACAGAAAGTACCACTGAAACGCCTGGGCCGGCCTGAAGACGTTGCGGGCGCGGCGCTGTTCCTCGCCTCACCCCTTGCCTCCTATATCATTGGACAGACCATTATCGTCGACGGCGGTTTGACGCTCGCCTGA
- a CDS encoding iron-containing alcohol dehydrogenase: protein MRFFDYIDQDRIVFEAAAAEAVIAEVERRRATRVFVVSTRSLTKSAQVQDIISMLGAVCVGHSDLIEAHVPLPLVAKLAQIIGSARPDLVVVIGGGSAIDSVKIATLALTHGLSSEGELLRHTAAQIGSSDKLPPYRTIAIPTTLSGAEFGVIGGGVDPESGIKHMFRAPYFCAATVIYDPHLATLTPPWLWLSTGMRAVDHAVEGFLSPDANPFSDGTALHGLRQLALGLPNSKLNPEDWRARSEGQMGVWLAAAGLGRVRYGASHGIGHQLGALAGVPHGYTSCVLLPAVLAYNFAVVGNRYTEISSALGGAGESAVAVVAEFVARLDLPRNLHDLKVERSLLPKIAQSSLANPFVQANPRTIATAEEAMQILEMAWDGKYEA from the coding sequence ATGCGATTCTTCGACTATATCGATCAAGATCGCATTGTATTCGAGGCCGCCGCTGCCGAAGCGGTCATCGCCGAAGTCGAGCGAAGAAGGGCCACGCGAGTCTTCGTCGTTTCAACGCGCAGTCTCACAAAATCCGCCCAGGTCCAGGACATCATTTCGATGTTGGGTGCTGTGTGCGTTGGTCATTCCGATTTGATCGAAGCCCATGTGCCGCTGCCATTGGTGGCCAAACTGGCGCAAATCATCGGATCGGCGAGGCCTGATCTTGTTGTCGTCATTGGCGGTGGAAGCGCCATCGATTCAGTCAAGATCGCGACCCTTGCCCTGACACATGGTCTCTCCAGTGAAGGCGAACTCCTGCGCCATACAGCGGCGCAAATTGGAAGCTCCGACAAATTGCCGCCGTACCGGACCATTGCAATTCCCACCACATTGTCCGGGGCGGAGTTTGGCGTTATCGGTGGCGGCGTCGATCCGGAAAGCGGAATCAAGCACATGTTCCGCGCACCGTATTTCTGCGCTGCTACTGTGATTTACGATCCGCATCTCGCAACACTCACGCCGCCATGGTTGTGGCTATCGACAGGCATGCGCGCCGTTGATCACGCGGTAGAAGGGTTTCTTTCGCCCGACGCAAATCCCTTCAGCGACGGGACCGCGCTGCATGGTCTGCGGCAACTTGCGCTTGGCTTACCAAACTCAAAACTGAACCCGGAGGACTGGCGCGCGCGCTCCGAGGGGCAGATGGGTGTCTGGCTCGCTGCAGCTGGTCTTGGCCGGGTGCGCTACGGCGCGTCCCACGGCATCGGTCATCAATTGGGAGCGCTGGCGGGCGTGCCGCATGGTTACACCTCCTGTGTCTTGTTGCCGGCTGTGCTGGCGTACAACTTCGCCGTTGTGGGAAACAGGTACACCGAGATTTCCAGCGCGCTCGGCGGGGCTGGTGAGAGTGCTGTCGCGGTTGTTGCCGAGTTCGTTGCACGGCTTGATCTGCCGCGGAATCTCCACGATCTCAAAGTCGAAAGATCATTGCTTCCGAAGATTGCACAGAGTTCGCTCGCCAATCCGTTTGTTCAAGCCAATCCGCGTACCATCGCCACAGCTGAAGAGGCCATGCAAATTCTTGAAATGGCCTGGGATGGAAAATACGAAGCATAA
- a CDS encoding acyl-CoA dehydrogenase family protein, which yields MNFSVPAQVLELASRVKEFVRDIVVPYETDERWTSHGPTDDLRRELNDLARKAGVFAPHVSKEYGGQGLSHLGQAAVFTAAGYSMLGPVALHCAAPDEGNMHLLDVVARPDQRERYLKPLATGAGRSCFCMTEPSPGAGSDPSQLLTTARLDGNTWVIDGEKWLITGAEGAAFAIIMAKVVGGEADGRATMFLADMSDDAIKIERTLDTIDSSFTGGHAVVRFDQLRVPSDAILGEIGEGYKYAQIRLAPARLTHCMRWLGSAIRAQEIATEFARRRTAFGKVLGEHEGVSFMLADNAMDIHTSQLTIWHTAWLLDKGEKASAESSMAKVICSEAIARVADRSLQILGGLGTTRDTIVERFYRDVRAFRIYDGPSEVHRWAIGRRLVRGHTK from the coding sequence ATGAATTTCTCCGTTCCGGCGCAGGTGTTGGAACTCGCGTCCCGCGTGAAGGAATTCGTCCGCGATATTGTCGTTCCTTACGAGACGGATGAGCGCTGGACGTCGCACGGTCCGACGGACGACCTGCGCCGCGAGCTGAATGATCTTGCACGCAAGGCGGGCGTATTCGCGCCGCATGTTTCAAAGGAGTATGGCGGCCAAGGCCTTTCGCATCTCGGCCAGGCCGCGGTTTTTACAGCTGCGGGATACTCCATGCTGGGACCGGTCGCTCTGCATTGTGCGGCCCCTGACGAAGGCAATATGCACTTGCTTGATGTCGTCGCGCGTCCTGATCAGCGCGAACGCTACCTGAAGCCGCTCGCCACCGGGGCTGGTCGCTCATGCTTCTGCATGACGGAACCTTCACCGGGGGCGGGCTCTGATCCAAGTCAGCTCCTTACGACCGCGCGTCTCGACGGCAATACATGGGTGATCGATGGGGAGAAATGGCTGATCACGGGAGCCGAGGGCGCAGCGTTTGCCATTATCATGGCCAAGGTGGTCGGCGGGGAAGCCGATGGCCGGGCAACCATGTTCCTCGCCGACATGTCCGATGATGCAATCAAGATCGAGCGGACGCTCGATACTATCGATTCAAGTTTCACGGGCGGGCACGCTGTGGTCCGGTTTGACCAACTGCGTGTTCCGTCAGACGCTATCCTTGGAGAAATCGGCGAGGGATACAAGTACGCGCAGATTCGTCTTGCGCCCGCACGGCTGACGCACTGCATGCGCTGGCTAGGCTCTGCGATCAGAGCGCAGGAAATCGCTACCGAGTTTGCGCGTCGTCGGACGGCATTCGGAAAGGTCCTCGGTGAACACGAAGGTGTATCCTTCATGCTCGCCGACAATGCCATGGACATCCATACCTCGCAGTTGACGATCTGGCATACCGCCTGGTTGCTCGATAAGGGCGAGAAGGCCTCGGCAGAAAGCTCGATGGCCAAGGTTATCTGCTCGGAGGCAATCGCCCGCGTTGCAGACCGCTCGCTTCAAATCCTCGGCGGTCTCGGCACAACGCGGGACACGATCGTCGAGCGATTTTATCGCGATGTGCGTGCCTTTCGGATCTATGACGGTCCGTCGGAAGTGCATCGATGGGCGATCGGTCGCCGGCTTGTGCGAGGCCATACGAAATAG
- a CDS encoding ABC transporter substrate-binding protein, with amino-acid sequence MTVFRKLGFAAALCLTTPAFAQVSDGVVKIGVLNDQSGLYADISGPGSTIAAKMAVEDFGGKVLGVPVEVIAGDHQNKPDIGNAIARRWIDNEKVDVIVDVPHSATALAVLSVTKEKNKVLLLSGPAYVELTGTQCAPTTVHWTYDSYAMANGTARAVVKQGGDSWFFLTGDNAGSHSQERDAMAFVQKAGGTVVSNVRHPLNTSDFSSFLLQAQQSKAKVIGLANAGGDTVNAIKQANEFGLTASGQKLAGLLMFISDVKAVGLEQAKGLIITDAFYWDADERTRTWSRRFMKLHGGRAPTSAQAGVYSAVGHYLKAIQAAGTDEGVALTKKMKELPVNDFFSDNYKIRQDGRLVRDMYLLQVKAPAESKEPWDVFKILARIPGDEAYRPMADGKCPLVK; translated from the coding sequence ATGACAGTTTTTAGAAAGCTCGGCTTCGCCGCCGCATTGTGCCTCACCACACCGGCGTTTGCGCAAGTTTCCGACGGTGTCGTGAAAATCGGCGTCCTGAACGATCAATCCGGCCTCTATGCGGACATCAGCGGGCCGGGATCGACAATTGCAGCCAAGATGGCCGTCGAAGATTTCGGCGGGAAAGTGCTGGGCGTGCCGGTCGAGGTCATCGCTGGCGATCATCAAAACAAGCCCGACATTGGCAACGCCATTGCGCGACGCTGGATCGATAACGAGAAGGTCGATGTCATCGTCGACGTCCCTCACTCGGCGACCGCACTTGCGGTGTTGAGCGTTACAAAGGAAAAGAACAAGGTCCTGCTGCTGTCCGGTCCAGCCTACGTGGAACTTACCGGAACACAGTGCGCTCCCACGACAGTCCATTGGACCTACGACAGTTACGCAATGGCGAACGGTACGGCACGCGCCGTCGTCAAACAGGGTGGCGACAGCTGGTTCTTTCTGACCGGCGACAACGCGGGAAGCCATTCGCAGGAGCGCGACGCCATGGCGTTCGTTCAGAAAGCGGGAGGAACCGTCGTCAGCAACGTCCGACATCCGCTCAACACCTCGGACTTTTCCTCATTCCTGCTTCAAGCCCAGCAGTCCAAGGCCAAGGTGATCGGTCTTGCGAACGCCGGCGGCGATACGGTGAACGCGATCAAGCAAGCCAATGAATTCGGACTGACCGCGAGCGGCCAGAAGCTTGCAGGCCTCCTGATGTTTATCAGCGACGTCAAGGCGGTCGGGCTCGAGCAAGCCAAGGGCCTGATCATCACCGACGCTTTCTATTGGGATGCGGATGAGCGCACCCGCACGTGGTCCCGCCGGTTCATGAAGCTGCATGGCGGCCGTGCGCCGACTTCAGCACAGGCCGGTGTCTACAGCGCCGTTGGGCACTATCTCAAAGCGATCCAGGCCGCCGGCACCGATGAAGGCGTGGCCCTCACCAAAAAAATGAAAGAGCTGCCCGTCAATGATTTCTTCAGCGACAACTACAAGATCCGACAGGACGGACGGCTGGTGCGAGACATGTATCTCTTGCAGGTAAAAGCCCCGGCAGAGTCGAAAGAGCCTTGGGATGTGTTCAAGATTCTGGCCAGGATTCCCGGCGATGAAGCTTATCGGCCGATGGCCGATGGCAAATGCCCTCTTGTGAAGTAA
- a CDS encoding ABC transporter ATP-binding protein, which produces MAEPLLRIEAAEVFYGASQILFGIDLEVEKGQTMALLGRNGAGKSTTFKAIAGIAPPKRGQVILAGKAVTGQPPYRIAKAGIGYVPEDRQVFPEHTVDDNLIVGAKKGPCGEDYWNTKRIYDVFPLLAGMKTRMAGRLSGGEQQMLTLARTLMGNPDIVLLDEPSEGLAPIIVQAIGELIRTLRNMGVTIILAEQNMHFCLGIATHAAIVDKGQIVYRATIDDLRHNEAIKQRYLAV; this is translated from the coding sequence ATGGCTGAGCCACTCCTGAGGATCGAAGCCGCGGAAGTCTTCTACGGCGCCAGCCAGATCCTGTTCGGCATCGACCTCGAGGTGGAGAAGGGCCAGACCATGGCTCTTCTCGGCCGCAACGGGGCCGGCAAATCCACGACGTTCAAAGCGATCGCGGGCATCGCCCCGCCAAAACGCGGCCAGGTGATCCTGGCCGGCAAAGCCGTAACCGGGCAGCCGCCGTACCGTATCGCGAAGGCGGGTATCGGCTACGTGCCGGAAGACCGCCAGGTCTTTCCCGAGCACACCGTCGATGACAACCTGATTGTCGGCGCGAAGAAAGGCCCATGCGGCGAGGATTATTGGAACACCAAGCGCATCTATGACGTTTTTCCGCTTCTTGCGGGGATGAAGACGCGAATGGCCGGCCGATTGTCCGGCGGTGAGCAGCAGATGCTGACACTGGCCCGCACGTTGATGGGCAATCCCGACATCGTCCTGCTCGACGAGCCGAGCGAAGGTCTCGCACCGATCATCGTTCAAGCCATCGGCGAACTCATCCGAACGTTACGAAATATGGGCGTAACGATTATTCTGGCCGAGCAGAACATGCATTTCTGCCTTGGCATCGCCACCCATGCCGCCATCGTCGACAAGGGGCAGATCGTCTATCGCGCGACGATAGACGATCTGCGGCATAACGAAGCCATCAAGCAACGATATCTTGCGGTTTGA